A window from Sus scrofa isolate TJ Tabasco breed Duroc chromosome 2, Sscrofa11.1, whole genome shotgun sequence encodes these proteins:
- the HBEGF gene encoding proheparin-binding EGF-like growth factor isoform X1: MKLLPSVVLKLFLAAVFSALVTGESLERLRRGLADGTSNLVSPTESTDQLLPPGGGRGREVLDLEEADLDLLRADFSSKPQALATPSKEERGKRKKKGKGLGKKRDPCLRKYKDFCIHGECKYVKELRAPSCICHPGYHGERCHGLSLPVKNRLYTYDHTTILAVVAVVLSSVCLLVIVGLLMFRYHRRGGYDVENEEKVKLGVTASH; encoded by the exons ATGAAGCTGCTGCCGTCGGTGGTGCTGAAGCTCTTTCTGGCTGCAG TGTTCTCGGCGCTGGTGACCGGCGAGAGCCTGGAGCGCCTGCGGAGGGGGCTGGCGGATGGAACCAGCAATCTGGTCTCCCCTACCGAATCTACGGACCAGCTGCTGCCCCCGGGAGGTGGCCGAGGCCGGGAAGTCCTGGACTTGGAAGAGGCAGACCTGGACCTTTTGAGAG CTGATTTCTCTTCCAAGCCACAAGCTCTGGCCACACCGAGCAAGGAGGAgcgagggaaaagaaagaagaaaggcaaaggGTTAGGGAAGAAGAGAGACCCGTGCCTTCGGAAGTACAAGGATTTCTGCATCCACGGAGAGTGCAAGTACGTGAAGGAGCTCCGGGCGCCATCCTGCAT CTGCCACCCCGGTTACCACGGAGAGAGGTGTCATGGGCTGAGCCTCCCGGTGAAAAATCGTTTATATACATATGATCACACCACCATCCTGGCTGTGGTGGCCGTGGTGCTGTCGTCCGTCTGTCTGCTCGTCATTGTGGGGCTTCTCATGTTCAG GTACCACAGGAGAGGAGGTTATGACgtggaaaatgaagagaaagtgaAATTGGGCGTGACTGCTTCCCACTGA